From Pulveribacter suum, a single genomic window includes:
- a CDS encoding TOBE domain-containing protein has translation MHQPSASILQALGHGPADRRLAVLREIGAGGSISQAARVVGVSYKAAWQALDTLTNLAGVPLVERVVGGAGGGGARLTEAAHELLAAAGAMHAARAQLAAQLQPGAGPQAAALRLAVQTSMRNQWPCTVQALQASGPLVRVQLRGQLGAAAQLLLWARITRESCELLALREGAAVQALCKATAVRVLPAGQGAPAQSNQWPGRATRVARGELGDEVAAEAAGVQMVGFAPPASRLRPGSRVLLQMDESAVALMLAAP, from the coding sequence ATGCACCAGCCTTCCGCCTCCATCCTCCAGGCCCTGGGCCACGGCCCGGCCGACCGCCGCCTGGCCGTGCTGCGCGAAATTGGCGCCGGCGGCTCCATCTCGCAGGCCGCGCGCGTGGTGGGCGTGAGCTACAAGGCCGCCTGGCAGGCGCTGGACACGCTCACAAACCTGGCCGGCGTGCCGCTGGTCGAGCGCGTGGTGGGCGGGGCCGGTGGCGGCGGTGCGCGCCTGACCGAGGCGGCGCACGAGCTGCTGGCCGCCGCCGGTGCCATGCATGCGGCGCGCGCCCAGCTGGCCGCGCAGCTGCAGCCCGGCGCAGGGCCGCAGGCCGCAGCGCTGCGCCTGGCCGTGCAGACCAGCATGCGCAACCAGTGGCCCTGCACCGTGCAGGCGCTGCAGGCCAGCGGCCCGCTGGTGCGGGTGCAGCTGCGCGGCCAGCTGGGCGCGGCGGCGCAGCTGCTGCTGTGGGCGCGCATCACGCGCGAGAGCTGCGAGCTGCTGGCCCTGCGCGAGGGCGCCGCCGTGCAGGCCCTGTGCAAGGCGACGGCCGTGCGCGTGCTGCCCGCGGGGCAGGGCGCGCCGGCGCAGTCCAACCAGTGGCCCGGCCGGGCCACGCGGGTGGCCCGCGGCGAGCTGGGCGACGAAGTGGCGGCCGAGGCGGCCGGGGTGCAGATGGTGGGCTTTGCGCCGCCCGCCTCGCGCCTGCGCCCGGGCTCGCGGGTGCTGCTGCAGATGGACGAATCGGCCGTTGCGCTGATGCTGGCCGCACCCTGA